Proteins encoded together in one Synechococcus sp. A15-62 window:
- the pyrF gene encoding orotidine-5'-phosphate decarboxylase: MAPSLSADPADRIIVALDGMAPEQALRFAAQVDGLRWVKVGLELYVQAGPEVVAQLREQGLRVFLDLKFHDIPATMAGACRRAAALGAELITVHACAGSEALKAAQASAQEGAKAAGQPVPTLLAVTVLTSWEEQRLQQELAITQGIAERVPALAQLSATAGIGGCVCSPLEAAALRAQHPQPFALVTPGIRPKGAAVGDQARVMGPAEAIAAGASQLVIGRPISKADDPSAAFALCCSELVV, translated from the coding sequence TTGGCTCCGTCGCTTTCCGCTGACCCCGCCGATCGGATCATCGTGGCCCTCGATGGCATGGCGCCCGAGCAGGCGCTGCGCTTTGCCGCCCAGGTGGACGGGCTGCGCTGGGTGAAGGTGGGTCTGGAGCTGTACGTGCAGGCGGGGCCTGAAGTGGTGGCCCAGCTGCGTGAGCAAGGGCTGCGGGTGTTTCTCGATCTCAAATTTCACGACATCCCCGCCACGATGGCCGGTGCCTGCCGGCGGGCGGCGGCGCTGGGGGCCGAGCTGATCACGGTGCATGCCTGCGCCGGCAGCGAAGCACTTAAGGCAGCCCAGGCCTCGGCACAGGAAGGAGCCAAAGCTGCTGGTCAACCCGTTCCTACGTTGCTGGCGGTCACGGTGCTCACCAGCTGGGAGGAACAACGGCTGCAACAGGAACTCGCCATCACCCAAGGCATCGCCGAACGGGTGCCGGCATTGGCGCAGCTGTCGGCGACCGCCGGCATTGGTGGTTGTGTGTGCTCACCCCTGGAGGCCGCGGCATTGCGGGCTCAACACCCTCAACCGTTCGCGTTGGTCACCCCAGGCATTCGCCCAAAGGGCGCAGCTGTTGGTGATCAAGCCCGGGTGATGGGGCCGGCTGAGGCGATTGCCGCTGGTGCCAGTCAGCTGGTGATCGGCCGGCCGATCAGCAAGGCCGACGACCCCAGCGCTGCTTTTGCGCTCTGTTGCAGCGAGCTTGTGGTCTGA
- the gluQRS gene encoding tRNA glutamyl-Q(34) synthetase GluQRS has translation MALPEHLQRHLEAGRSLAAAGGYRGRFAPSPTGLLHLGNLQTALLSWLAARQAGGAWLLRIDDLDTPRNRAGAIEAIQSDLRWLGLTWDGPVLLQSERRGIYHSWLSWLRRSGLLFACRCSRRELADQPIYPGFCRKAAHNWGWQRQRLPSWRLRVADDDPHGSGDVVLRRADGFIAYQLATVIDELSFGINDVVRGADLREALPAQRSFFAALGEAPPRFRHGPLLCDASGQKLSKREASAGLKPLRDAGLDAAAVIGRLASGLQLVAPEARLSATELLEHLTQPAINAVIS, from the coding sequence ATGGCTCTTCCAGAGCATCTGCAGCGGCATCTTGAGGCGGGTCGTTCCCTGGCTGCCGCCGGTGGCTACCGCGGCCGTTTCGCTCCATCGCCCACCGGGCTGCTCCATCTGGGCAACCTGCAGACGGCCCTGCTCTCGTGGCTGGCAGCACGTCAGGCCGGTGGGGCCTGGTTGCTGCGCATCGATGACCTCGACACACCGCGCAACCGCGCCGGTGCGATCGAGGCGATCCAAAGCGATCTGCGCTGGTTGGGCTTGACGTGGGATGGTCCGGTGCTGCTGCAAAGCGAGCGGCGTGGCATCTACCACTCTTGGTTGTCGTGGTTGCGCCGATCCGGACTTTTGTTTGCCTGTCGCTGCTCTCGGCGTGAGCTTGCCGATCAGCCGATCTATCCCGGCTTCTGCCGTAAGGCCGCTCACAACTGGGGCTGGCAGCGGCAGCGGCTCCCCAGTTGGCGACTTCGGGTTGCCGACGACGATCCCCACGGCAGTGGCGATGTGGTGCTGCGGCGAGCCGATGGCTTCATCGCTTACCAGCTCGCCACCGTGATCGACGAACTCAGTTTCGGCATCAACGATGTGGTGCGTGGTGCGGATCTGCGCGAGGCCCTGCCAGCGCAGCGCAGCTTCTTTGCGGCCCTGGGTGAAGCTCCGCCCCGCTTCCGCCATGGGCCGCTGCTCTGCGATGCCAGCGGCCAGAAACTCTCCAAGCGTGAAGCCAGTGCAGGCTTGAAACCCTTGCGTGATGCGGGGTTGGATGCGGCTGCGGTAATTGGTCGTTTGGCCTCAGGCCTTCAGCTGGTGGCCCCTGAGGCGCGTCTCAGTGCAACAGAGTTGCTCGAACACTTGACGCAGCCAGCAATCAATGCGGTGATTTCTTAA
- the plsY gene encoding glycerol-3-phosphate 1-O-acyltransferase PlsY: protein MIQTALTSLLLLAIGYLLGAIPSGYLAGRWLKGIDLRDCGSGSTGATNVLRNVGKGPALVVFLVDVGKGALAVLLAKSIGLSDWLQVLTGLAALAGHIWPMWLGWKGGKAVATGLGMFLGLAWPVGLACFGLFMAVISIFRIVSLSSVVAAVGLPLLMLISGGSSAYVSVSLVASLMVLWRHRSNIERLLAGTEPKIGQKS from the coding sequence GTGATCCAAACAGCCCTCACCTCTCTGCTACTCCTGGCCATCGGCTACCTGCTGGGAGCCATCCCCAGCGGTTACCTCGCCGGTCGCTGGCTCAAGGGCATCGACCTGCGCGACTGCGGCTCCGGCAGCACCGGCGCCACCAACGTGCTGCGCAACGTGGGCAAGGGCCCAGCCCTGGTGGTGTTCCTTGTTGATGTGGGCAAAGGCGCCCTGGCGGTGCTGCTGGCGAAAAGCATCGGCCTGAGCGACTGGCTGCAGGTGCTGACGGGCCTGGCGGCCTTGGCAGGTCACATCTGGCCGATGTGGCTGGGCTGGAAGGGCGGCAAGGCGGTGGCTACCGGCCTGGGCATGTTTCTTGGCCTGGCCTGGCCGGTGGGGCTGGCCTGCTTTGGCCTGTTCATGGCCGTGATCTCGATCTTCCGGATCGTGTCACTCTCCAGCGTGGTGGCTGCCGTCGGGCTACCGCTGTTGATGCTGATCTCCGGCGGCAGCAGCGCCTACGTGTCGGTATCTCTTGTGGCCAGCCTAATGGTGCTCTGGCGCCATCGCAGCAACATCGAACGGCTGCTGGCGGGCACCGAACCCAAGATCGGACAAAAGTCTTGA
- a CDS encoding succinate dehydrogenase/fumarate reductase iron-sulfur subunit: MKLTLRIWRQRSAAQPGEYQSHRLENVSPDLSLLEALDQLNEQLISCGERPVSFEHDCREGICGSCGFLVNGQAHGPRAATSVCQLYLREFDDGAVLILEPWRATAFPPIQDLMVDRSAFDRLIAAGGYCSTGTGQAPDGNALPVGREQATSAFSTATCIGCGACVASCRNASASLFVAAKLAHLGQLPQGQPERASRADAMQRQMEAEGFGSCSSNLECEAVCPQEISADWISWMHRERRS; this comes from the coding sequence ATGAAACTCACCCTGCGCATCTGGCGGCAACGCAGCGCCGCTCAACCCGGTGAATACCAGAGCCATCGGCTGGAGAACGTCTCCCCTGACCTCTCCTTGCTGGAGGCACTCGATCAGCTCAACGAACAACTGATCAGTTGCGGAGAACGGCCGGTGAGCTTCGAGCACGACTGCCGCGAAGGCATCTGCGGCAGCTGCGGCTTCCTGGTGAATGGCCAGGCCCATGGCCCACGGGCCGCCACATCGGTGTGTCAGCTCTACCTGCGGGAATTCGACGATGGCGCGGTGCTGATCCTGGAGCCCTGGAGAGCCACGGCCTTCCCTCCCATCCAGGATCTGATGGTGGACCGCTCGGCCTTTGACCGGCTGATCGCGGCCGGCGGCTACTGCTCAACCGGCACAGGCCAGGCCCCGGATGGCAACGCCCTGCCGGTTGGCCGGGAGCAGGCCACCAGCGCCTTCAGCACAGCAACTTGCATCGGTTGTGGCGCCTGCGTCGCCAGTTGCCGCAATGCATCGGCCAGCCTGTTCGTAGCCGCCAAGCTGGCGCACTTGGGGCAACTGCCGCAGGGGCAGCCGGAACGGGCGAGCCGTGCCGACGCCATGCAACGCCAGATGGAGGCGGAGGGCTTCGGCAGCTGCAGCAGCAACCTCGAATGCGAGGCGGTCTGTCCCCAGGAGATTTCCGCTGACTGGATTAGCTGGATGCACCGTGAGCGCAGGAGCTGA
- a CDS encoding DUF3086 domain-containing protein translates to MESTAADAMPDDTDLTPQAPEPEQAPAESSDDTSSQPASITSAEPSAAEANPVMELALKELQERRDALQAEITALSSRKQQLEAELKANFAGQSDAIARRVKGFQEYLGGALQDLVQSVENLELVVQPMVVQPSPLDQAADNAAAPEKADESAPPPAVADTFRPDEELIRQTLERFLKQPDVYADPWNLRRSIDARDTALLEDWFFNQGGRGAQPSRGTRPRNILASAALIAVIGELYGDQFQCLVLAGGPERLGEWRRGLQDALGLGREDFGPSSGIVLFERPEALVERADRLEERGEVPLILIDAAERSIDIPVLQFPLWLAFAAGPGERLDDDNLL, encoded by the coding sequence ATGGAGAGCACGGCAGCTGACGCAATGCCCGACGACACCGACCTGACCCCCCAGGCGCCTGAACCGGAGCAGGCCCCAGCGGAATCCAGCGACGACACCAGCAGTCAACCCGCCAGCATCACCAGTGCCGAGCCCTCCGCCGCAGAAGCCAATCCCGTGATGGAGCTGGCCCTCAAGGAACTGCAGGAGCGCCGCGATGCCCTGCAGGCGGAGATCACCGCCCTCAGCTCCCGCAAGCAGCAACTCGAGGCCGAGCTGAAGGCCAACTTTGCCGGCCAGTCTGACGCCATCGCCCGCCGCGTGAAGGGCTTCCAGGAGTACCTGGGCGGCGCCCTGCAGGACCTGGTGCAGAGCGTGGAAAACCTGGAGCTGGTGGTGCAGCCGATGGTGGTGCAGCCCTCCCCCCTCGATCAGGCGGCAGACAACGCAGCAGCGCCAGAGAAGGCTGACGAGAGCGCTCCGCCGCCAGCGGTGGCCGACACCTTCCGCCCCGATGAAGAGCTGATCCGGCAGACCCTGGAGCGCTTCCTCAAGCAGCCCGACGTCTACGCCGACCCCTGGAACCTGCGGCGCAGCATCGATGCCCGCGACACGGCCCTGCTGGAGGACTGGTTCTTCAATCAGGGCGGACGTGGCGCCCAGCCCAGCCGCGGCACTCGGCCGCGCAACATCCTGGCGAGTGCGGCCCTAATCGCGGTGATCGGTGAGCTGTACGGCGATCAGTTCCAGTGCCTGGTGCTGGCCGGCGGCCCCGAACGGCTCGGTGAATGGCGGCGGGGCCTGCAGGATGCCCTCGGCCTGGGCCGGGAAGACTTCGGCCCCAGCAGCGGCATCGTGCTGTTCGAACGCCCGGAAGCCCTGGTGGAGCGGGCCGACCGGCTGGAGGAGCGGGGCGAAGTGCCGTTGATCCTGATCGATGCCGCGGAGCGCAGCATCGACATCCCTGTGCTTCAGTTCCCGCTCTGGCTGGCCTTCGCGGCCGGACCGGGTGAACGCCTCGACGACGACAATCTGCTGTGA
- a CDS encoding HU family DNA-binding protein, protein MNKADLVNLVAARTELTKTDVSMVVDAAIDTIIDSVVEGKKVSILGFGSFEPRERSARQGLNPKTGEKIAIPAKRVPAFTAGKMFKDRVQG, encoded by the coding sequence ATGAACAAAGCTGATCTGGTGAATCTGGTGGCTGCTCGCACCGAGCTCACCAAGACCGACGTTTCCATGGTTGTCGACGCCGCCATCGACACGATCATCGACTCCGTGGTGGAAGGCAAGAAAGTGTCCATTCTGGGTTTCGGCTCCTTTGAACCCCGTGAGCGCTCCGCCCGTCAGGGTCTGAACCCCAAGACCGGCGAGAAGATCGCGATTCCCGCCAAGCGTGTTCCCGCCTTCACCGCCGGCAAGATGTTCAAGGATCGCGTTCAGGGCTGA
- a CDS encoding prohibitin family protein, producing MQSKSQPEQITKTVVGVTTVFIGGIALLSSVFVVPAGEVGVVTTLGKVSNTPREPGLNLKLPFIQATHNFSVRTQVIPEKFSTLTKDLQVIEATATVKYAVKPGEAPRIYSTIATDDSAIYARVIQPSLLKSLKSVFSKYELDTIATDWNNISTLVQESVSNELSKFDYVAVKGLDITGLKIAEEYRAAIEQKQIAQQQLLRAKTEVQIAEQEALKFQTLTRSLNDSVLYKLFLDKWDGKTKVVPPIRGGSTPPVIVGQ from the coding sequence ATGCAATCCAAGTCCCAACCGGAGCAGATCACCAAAACAGTGGTGGGCGTCACCACGGTCTTCATCGGTGGCATTGCCCTGCTCTCCAGTGTGTTCGTTGTTCCCGCCGGTGAAGTCGGGGTTGTCACCACCCTTGGGAAAGTCTCCAACACCCCCAGAGAGCCGGGATTGAACCTCAAACTTCCGTTCATTCAGGCGACCCATAATTTCAGCGTCAGAACGCAGGTCATCCCCGAAAAATTCTCAACGCTCACCAAAGATCTACAGGTGATTGAAGCGACAGCCACGGTGAAATATGCGGTGAAGCCCGGTGAAGCACCCAGGATCTACAGCACGATTGCCACAGACGACTCCGCAATCTATGCAAGGGTGATTCAGCCTTCACTGCTGAAATCCCTGAAATCGGTGTTCTCAAAATATGAACTCGATACCATTGCCACCGACTGGAACAATATCTCCACACTTGTTCAAGAAAGTGTTTCCAATGAACTGAGCAAATTCGACTATGTGGCTGTCAAAGGATTGGACATCACTGGCCTGAAGATTGCCGAGGAATACCGGGCAGCAATCGAGCAGAAGCAAATCGCTCAACAACAGCTTCTGCGCGCCAAAACAGAAGTTCAGATCGCCGAACAAGAAGCCCTGAAGTTTCAGACCTTGACCCGGTCTCTGAACGACAGCGTCCTCTACAAGCTGTTCCTCGATAAGTGGGACGGAAAAACCAAGGTGGTTCCTCCCATTCGCGGAGGCAGCACACCGCCAGTGATTGTGGGCCAATAA
- a CDS encoding glycogen-debranching protein yields the protein MPQRALSGIHPGSPWPLGSSLTRQGVNFVLAAPGADRIELLLYSNSNDRSPERVIELDVRRHRSGDYWHVEVEGVGEGCCYGYRVFGPLAPGGHGFRPSKVLLDPAARAISGWDVYDRVLATGPSPNAHACLKAVVCERDLFDFQAHPRPRHSWQRTVIYELHVGGFTRREDAGVAAANRGTYLGLIEKLPYLKELGITAVELLPVFCFDPADAPPGRDNVWGYSPLSWFTPHHGYCSSGDPLQARHEVRQLVAACHDAGIEVLLDVVYNHTTEGNRHGPTLSWRGCADDVYYHQNDDGDYLDVSGCGNSIAANAPISTQLILESMRCWALELGVDGFRFDLGIALSRGNQLKPLNDPPLFTAMGADPQLSDLKLVSEPWDCGGLYRLEDFPAKRIGTWNGHFRDGVRRFWKGDDHSTWTLAQRFKGSPDLYDGKPVALGRSVNFITAHDGFTLADLVSYNRKHNLANGEDNRDGENHNNSWNHGIEGPSSNPLVQTLRRRQQRNLLSSLLLARGVPMLLMGDEVGRSQGGNNNSWCQNSPLGWMVWDEDHCDLELKLFLQRLLQLRQALPQLFNPLVPPRESNRKSAPQPSEARSDLWRQWHGVSLAKPDWAAWSRTTATSLHSGSRGALLWMGFNAYKESLSFELPIPASPWKRVIDTSLPSPQDFPAEPVNFSGVEIPLQSRSFVLLLAEEEISGLRL from the coding sequence ATGCCCCAACGGGCTTTGAGTGGCATTCACCCCGGTTCTCCCTGGCCCCTGGGCAGCAGCCTCACCAGGCAGGGGGTGAATTTCGTGCTGGCGGCCCCCGGGGCCGACCGGATTGAGTTGCTGCTCTACAGCAACAGCAACGACCGCAGCCCGGAACGGGTGATCGAACTTGATGTTCGACGTCACCGCTCGGGCGACTACTGGCACGTGGAGGTGGAAGGAGTCGGCGAAGGCTGCTGTTACGGCTACCGCGTCTTCGGGCCACTGGCACCAGGGGGCCATGGCTTCCGCCCCTCCAAGGTGTTGCTCGACCCCGCCGCCCGCGCCATTAGCGGCTGGGACGTCTACGACCGGGTGCTGGCCACCGGCCCCTCACCCAATGCCCATGCCTGCCTCAAGGCGGTGGTGTGCGAACGGGATCTGTTTGATTTCCAGGCCCATCCGCGCCCACGCCACAGCTGGCAACGCACGGTGATCTACGAACTGCACGTTGGGGGCTTCACCCGCCGCGAGGATGCGGGCGTTGCCGCAGCGAACCGCGGCACCTACCTCGGGCTGATTGAGAAGCTGCCCTACCTCAAGGAACTGGGCATCACGGCGGTGGAGCTGTTGCCGGTGTTCTGCTTCGATCCAGCCGATGCCCCCCCGGGGCGTGACAACGTGTGGGGTTACAGCCCCCTGAGCTGGTTCACACCCCACCACGGCTACTGCAGCAGTGGCGATCCGCTGCAGGCCCGCCATGAGGTGCGCCAACTGGTGGCCGCCTGCCATGACGCCGGCATCGAAGTGCTGCTGGATGTGGTCTACAACCACACCACGGAAGGCAACCGCCATGGCCCCACCCTGAGCTGGCGTGGCTGTGCTGATGACGTCTACTACCACCAGAACGACGACGGCGATTATCTGGATGTGAGCGGCTGCGGCAACTCGATCGCCGCCAATGCGCCGATCAGCACCCAGTTGATCCTCGAATCGATGCGCTGCTGGGCCCTGGAGCTGGGGGTGGATGGCTTCCGCTTCGACCTGGGCATCGCCCTGAGCCGCGGCAATCAACTCAAACCCCTCAACGACCCGCCCCTGTTCACGGCGATGGGAGCCGACCCGCAGCTGAGCGACCTCAAACTGGTAAGCGAACCGTGGGATTGCGGCGGCCTCTATCGGCTGGAGGATTTCCCCGCCAAGCGGATCGGCACCTGGAACGGCCATTTCCGCGACGGCGTGCGGCGTTTTTGGAAGGGTGACGACCACAGCACCTGGACCCTGGCCCAGCGGTTCAAGGGCAGCCCTGATCTCTATGACGGCAAGCCCGTAGCCCTGGGGCGCTCGGTGAACTTCATCACCGCCCATGACGGCTTCACCCTGGCGGATCTGGTGAGCTACAACCGCAAGCACAACCTGGCCAACGGCGAAGACAACCGCGACGGCGAGAACCACAACAACAGCTGGAACCACGGCATCGAAGGCCCCAGCAGCAATCCCCTGGTGCAGACTCTGCGCCGCCGGCAACAACGCAACCTGCTCAGCTCACTGCTGCTGGCCCGCGGCGTGCCGATGCTGCTGATGGGCGATGAAGTGGGCCGCAGCCAGGGAGGCAACAACAACAGCTGGTGCCAGAACAGTCCGCTGGGGTGGATGGTCTGGGATGAAGACCATTGCGACCTGGAACTCAAGCTGTTTCTGCAGCGGCTGCTGCAGCTGCGTCAGGCCCTGCCGCAGCTGTTCAATCCGCTGGTGCCGCCACGGGAAAGCAACCGCAAATCAGCGCCACAGCCATCCGAAGCGCGAAGCGATCTCTGGCGGCAATGGCACGGCGTGAGCCTGGCCAAACCCGACTGGGCGGCCTGGAGCCGCACCACGGCTACCAGCCTCCACAGCGGCAGCCGCGGTGCCCTGCTCTGGATGGGCTTCAACGCTTACAAGGAAAGTCTCAGCTTTGAATTGCCGATTCCGGCCTCCCCCTGGAAGCGGGTGATCGACACCTCGTTGCCCAGCCCCCAGGATTTCCCGGCTGAGCCGGTGAACTTCAGCGGCGTGGAGATACCTCTGCAAAGCCGGAGCTTCGTGCTGCTGCTCGCCGAAGAGGAAATCTCGGGTCTTCGGTTGTAA
- a CDS encoding MFS transporter, with protein MLAYGLGDAGTGIAATQLGFYLFPFFICAAGLPAFIAGSLLTVSKVWDALNDPLIGWLSDHTRSRWGPRLPWMLTAALPLGISLTAMWWVPPGDTVQRTTYYAVMAVLLMTAYTSVNLPYAALSTELTPNTAIRTRLNAARFTGSILAGLSGLIVASVVLTDGGGGYLAMGRITGSIAATTTLLCCWGLAPYAKRAQRPVPNNEPPMQQLKRVLANPRFRQVLGLYLLLWFGLQLMQVVALIWLVQVVHVPANLSTWILLPFQIAALLGLQLWSNMSNRIGRVATLRWGAGLWISACLLSMLFPPLAADPGVLQLLPLVGLIALVGVGAATAYLIPWSLLPDAIDADPSKPAGLYTAWMVFGQKLIIGLTMSVFGSLLSLTGYISAKGGNCSGALSFIEQPDSALLAIRLCMGLIPSILVLLGLVVMRGWPDRGAHLQKAAG; from the coding sequence ATGCTCGCCTACGGCCTCGGCGACGCCGGCACCGGGATTGCCGCGACCCAGCTGGGCTTCTATCTCTTTCCCTTTTTCATCTGCGCCGCAGGCCTGCCGGCCTTCATCGCCGGCTCCCTGCTCACGGTGAGCAAGGTGTGGGACGCGCTGAATGATCCGTTGATCGGCTGGCTCAGCGACCACACCCGCAGCCGCTGGGGCCCGCGGTTGCCCTGGATGCTGACCGCAGCCCTGCCCCTGGGCATCAGCCTGACGGCGATGTGGTGGGTGCCCCCGGGCGACACGGTGCAGCGCACCACGTACTACGCCGTGATGGCGGTTTTGCTGATGACCGCTTACACCAGCGTCAACCTGCCCTACGCCGCCCTCAGCACCGAACTCACGCCAAACACCGCCATTCGCACCCGCCTCAATGCGGCGCGGTTCACCGGCTCGATCCTGGCGGGCCTGAGCGGATTGATCGTGGCTTCGGTGGTGCTCACCGATGGAGGTGGGGGCTACCTGGCCATGGGCCGGATCACCGGCAGCATCGCTGCCACCACCACGCTGCTCTGCTGCTGGGGGCTGGCCCCCTATGCCAAGCGGGCCCAACGCCCGGTGCCCAACAACGAGCCGCCGATGCAGCAGCTGAAACGGGTGCTGGCCAACCCCCGCTTCCGCCAGGTGCTGGGGCTTTACCTCCTGCTCTGGTTTGGCCTGCAACTGATGCAGGTGGTGGCACTGATCTGGCTGGTGCAGGTGGTGCACGTGCCCGCCAACCTCTCCACCTGGATCCTGTTGCCCTTCCAGATCGCCGCCCTGCTGGGGCTTCAGCTCTGGAGCAACATGAGCAACCGCATCGGCCGCGTCGCCACCCTGCGCTGGGGCGCTGGGCTGTGGATTAGCGCCTGCCTGCTCTCGATGCTGTTTCCACCCCTGGCGGCGGATCCCGGCGTGCTGCAACTGCTGCCGCTGGTGGGGCTGATTGCCCTGGTGGGGGTGGGAGCGGCGACGGCGTATCTGATTCCCTGGTCGCTGCTGCCCGATGCGATCGACGCTGACCCAAGCAAACCCGCCGGGCTTTACACCGCCTGGATGGTGTTCGGCCAGAAGCTGATCATCGGCCTGACCATGTCGGTGTTCGGCAGCCTGCTCTCGCTCACCGGCTACATCTCCGCCAAGGGAGGCAACTGCAGTGGAGCGCTGAGTTTCATCGAACAGCCGGATTCAGCCCTGCTGGCGATTCGGCTCTGCATGGGCCTGATTCCCTCCATCCTTGTGCTGCTTGGCCTTGTGGTGATGCGAGGCTGGCCCGACCGTGGAGCCCACCTGCAGAAGGCCGCCGGATGA
- a CDS encoding MBL fold metallo-hydrolase: MAMTTTLEAGRPPQQLRDDLWLFPPNRDSQGGSSWWLDLDPEPVLVDCPPLTEASLTALRQLAGTRSPRILLTSREGHGRLRRVQERLGWPVLVQEQEAYLLPNVEPLETFSEHHTTAGGLRLLWTPGPTPGSCVVFAPPPKDLLFCGRLLTPWAPGQLAPMRHARTFHWPRQLNSLAKLRDWIPSDASPQLLSGAALGALRGERLVPFSGWSDVAENC, encoded by the coding sequence ATGGCGATGACCACCACACTTGAGGCCGGTCGGCCGCCGCAGCAGCTGCGTGACGACCTCTGGTTGTTTCCGCCCAACCGCGACAGCCAGGGCGGCAGTTCCTGGTGGCTGGATCTGGACCCCGAGCCCGTGTTGGTCGACTGTCCGCCATTGACGGAGGCCAGTCTCACGGCTCTGCGCCAGTTGGCGGGAACCCGCAGCCCAAGGATCCTGCTCACCAGCCGTGAAGGCCATGGGCGCTTGCGTCGTGTGCAGGAGCGCCTGGGCTGGCCCGTGCTGGTGCAAGAACAGGAGGCCTATCTCTTGCCCAACGTTGAGCCGTTGGAGACCTTCTCTGAGCACCACACCACCGCCGGTGGTTTGCGGCTGTTGTGGACGCCGGGTCCGACGCCGGGAAGCTGTGTGGTGTTCGCTCCGCCACCAAAAGATCTGTTGTTCTGCGGGCGTTTGCTGACGCCATGGGCGCCAGGTCAGCTCGCACCGATGCGCCATGCCCGCACCTTTCACTGGCCCAGACAGCTGAACAGTCTGGCCAAACTCAGGGACTGGATTCCTTCAGATGCCAGTCCCCAACTGCTGTCTGGGGCGGCGCTTGGTGCTTTGCGTGGTGAGCGTCTCGTGCCCTTCAGTGGTTGGAGTGATGTTGCGGAGAACTGCTAA
- a CDS encoding ABC transporter permease: MNTPRSIKRLGASLLIGGQAVAATLRGRIDRGELFEQLLDAGPGSVLIVLIISVAAGSVFNIQVAAELTRQGAGSTVGGILAIGLAREIAPLLTSCLLAGKVATAYAAQLGTMKVTEQIDAITMLRTDPVEYLVVPRMIAMVVMAPVQCFFFFLVAVWSGQLTSTALYNIPPAVFWTSVRTWMAPLDLPFMMVKAVVFGMIIATVACGWGLTTRGGPKEVGTSTTGAVVMILILVALMDVVLTQVLFGA, encoded by the coding sequence ATGAACACGCCCCGTTCGATCAAACGCCTGGGCGCCAGCCTGCTGATCGGAGGCCAGGCCGTGGCCGCCACCCTGCGCGGCCGCATTGATCGGGGCGAGCTGTTTGAGCAACTGCTGGACGCTGGCCCGGGCAGCGTGCTGATCGTGTTGATCATCTCGGTGGCCGCCGGCTCGGTGTTCAACATTCAGGTGGCCGCAGAACTCACCCGCCAGGGGGCGGGATCAACGGTGGGCGGCATCCTTGCGATCGGCCTGGCGCGGGAGATCGCCCCCCTGCTCACCTCCTGCCTGCTGGCCGGCAAGGTCGCCACCGCCTACGCCGCCCAGCTGGGCACGATGAAGGTGACCGAACAGATCGACGCGATCACCATGCTGCGCACCGATCCGGTGGAGTACCTGGTGGTGCCCCGGATGATCGCGATGGTGGTGATGGCTCCGGTGCAGTGCTTCTTCTTCTTCCTGGTGGCGGTGTGGTCGGGCCAACTCACCAGCACAGCCCTCTACAACATTCCCCCGGCGGTGTTCTGGACTTCGGTGCGCACCTGGATGGCCCCGCTGGACCTGCCGTTCATGATGGTGAAGGCCGTGGTCTTCGGGATGATCATCGCCACGGTGGCCTGCGGCTGGGGCCTGACCACCCGTGGCGGCCCCAAGGAAGTGGGCACCAGCACCACCGGAGCGGTGGTGATGATCCTGATCCTGGTGGCCTTAATGGATGTCGTTCTCACCCAGGTTCTATTCGGAGCATGA
- a CDS encoding DUF3119 family protein has protein sequence MSSTPAPVTLKPDVRLPLLVVALGLALLPLPFSPWPTFVVSLFGLFLLIQSASLRLEFKEDALIVWQNGRELRRFPYDQWLSWRLFAPWLPGLFFFRETQSIHFLPILFSPKELREQLELRVGALEVPNGDPEGNTSNSAK, from the coding sequence ATGAGTTCAACCCCCGCCCCCGTCACCCTCAAGCCGGATGTGCGGCTGCCGCTGCTGGTGGTGGCCCTCGGCCTGGCGCTGCTGCCGTTGCCTTTCTCCCCCTGGCCCACCTTTGTGGTGTCGCTGTTCGGCCTGTTTCTACTGATCCAGAGCGCCAGCCTACGGCTGGAATTCAAAGAAGACGCTCTGATCGTGTGGCAGAACGGCCGCGAACTGCGGCGTTTCCCCTACGACCAATGGCTGAGCTGGCGGCTGTTCGCCCCCTGGCTACCGGGCCTGTTTTTTTTCCGCGAAACCCAGAGCATTCACTTCCTGCCGATCCTGTTCAGCCCCAAGGAGCTGCGGGAACAGCTGGAACTTCGGGTGGGGGCGCTGGAAGTGCCGAACGGCGACCCGGAAGGCAACACGAGCAATAGCGCGAAATAG